In Brassica napus cultivar Da-Ae chromosome A3, Da-Ae, whole genome shotgun sequence, the sequence TTGTTTTTCACCTTTGATTGGATTTGCATCAGCCTTTTCGCCGACGGTAACCACTCGTCGTTTAGCGCTTGGATAAAAGGAGGAGAAAAAAAGAACCGGTCCAGCTATGCTTGACCGTATAATTCGACCCGGTTTACCatccaaaaatcaaaaaattgaaattaaatcaaTAATTGGACCGGGTAAAGCGGATGTATACCGGATCCAACTGAACCAGCATTAGAGGATAAACCTTATCCATTTCCCCCCACTCGAAAACAGAACAGAGAAAGAGAACACAAAATATTTTCCTCAAGCAAGAGAGAACAGAACAAACACAGCTCCTTTGATGTTTTCTTGAAACCAGTACAAGAACATACTTCAAGAGTGTACATCTGCCAATCCCCAAACGCAGCTATAGCAATGATTAGAAAGTACCCAGGTACAACACAAATAGTCCCAAGTCGAACTTTATTGCAAACCATCAAGTCAATCGTCACGCATAATACAAACCATCACACGACCGAAAGtatgaaaagaaaatgaaacaagagCTGCAGACGACACATGACCGTcgtgtaactgaaaagacattAAGGTATTTGATTTTATGGACAAACCAGAGTATAGAGTAAGATATTTATCGTAAAAGTATTCTTCAGAAGAGGCTTGTgttgaggttttttttattttgggtcAGCCGGCGACTTTCCTAGAGTAGGCATTGGTGGTGGATTGTGTTGGTCTAATGAACATGTCACGTGTTTCTCCTACACATCCTGCCTTCATCTGCAGCGGCTTCAGCTGCTGTTGCTGCATCACAGACACTGAGTGTCTTCTAGACACGGTTCCTCTGATGCTCATGTTCGAGAGCTTATCACCAGTTTCAGATACACCACGAGCGACACGGTTCTTGTTCACCGATGAACCTGCTGCATTACCTCCAATTGAATGGTTTTGTTTTAATCAAATGAAGAAAAACAACCATTGTACGTGTATAATAAGGGTGGTTTTAAGGTTTTTACTTACAAGGACTCTTTCTTCCGGGTGGTCTGTATATGGTGTCTTTGACGGAACTTCTCACAGGTTTAGTGTTTCTCGTAGCATCTTGTTTAGCCAAATCGAGTTTCCTATGGACACCACTACCAAAAGCAGCATTCGACTTTGGAGAAGAATGGCTGTTGAAGGTCTTAGCTTTAGCAAGAGACACTGGTTGCCGTTTAACTGGTTGCTGCTCGAATGATCCCCTTGGTCCAACTAGAAAACATCACGATATGAAATTTAGTTTTGCAACAATCTCAATACAGATATAGTAGTAATCCATATCCTGATATCGGCAACcaacaaactaaaaatattttaccagGCGGAGTTCTTGCAACAGATGGTTTGGGTCGGAGAGATGGTTGGACATAAAAGCAACTCTGCCAcatgaaaacatgttttaatcAGCTGATCAAGAGTGGAGCTATAAGAAGAGAGTAATTTCCGGTGTACCTGAAAGAACGGGTGCTGCAGGGCCTCCGCAGCAGTCGGTCTGTTGCATGGATCCCAGGAGCAAAGCCGCTGAACGATCACGAAAACAGGTAAAGATTAGTGTCACGAAATATGTCCACAGCTATAGGGCAACTCCTTTTAAAAAAGTGTTAGTTACCGTAATAAGATTAATTGCATCTTTACTAGCAGATGGCATCAGGCTTGAAAGAGGAACGCCAGAAAGCTGCAAGATGACAACAGTTAGTCCTTGATAAAGAAAACTATGGAGGCTCAAGACACATTCAAGCTCGAATAATACCTGGGGGAATTGATAGTTTATGGTGTTTGCAAGATTAAGTCCCTCTAACCAGGTCTCTTCAGTTGGACTGCCTATGACATCACAGATTTTGTAGATTTCATCTGCTTCACTACAAGGATGATACGACAACATTTTCACTCGTTTATTAGCTTTTAACTCTGCAACATTTctaaccaccaaactacaaagCAATCACTGCTAAGTTACCTAGCCCCTGGAAATATAGGACGAAGAGACAACAACTCAGACATAATAGCTCCCATCGCCCACATATCTGGAAAAGGAAAATTAGCAAATTGTTTAGCACTAGatcaataaagagaaaatatatttattcctTACAACAGTATGGATACTAACCAACTTTTGATGTGTATACATATGACTGAAGGAGTACTTCAGGTGCCCTATACCTATTAGTACAAACACTTTTGGGTCAGTACGGCAGCAATTTATAGCATCTAATCGACATATGACTTGTGAGTAAAAAAAGACTCATtgcaacaataacaaaaaaaaagaaagagaagtgaATCTTACCAGCGTGTAGAAACATACTCGGTAAAAGGTGGACTCGAATTAACCTCCCTTGCCAGACCAAAATCAGCAATCTTGATGATGTCTTTAGAGACTAATAGATTTTCTGCAACAACCAACACAGTATAAAGATAGATTCTTGACAAAGTATTGAAACATGATCGCTAGAAAGACAAAGTGATTAAGGCGATCGATTACCTGGCTTAAGATCGCGGTGGAAGTAACCACGCTGATGCATATAAGAAAGGCCTTGGAAGACTTGAAAGCACCAGTTTCTAATATCAGCTTCTGCGAAAAGCTTTTTTCGATCCTTCATAAGCTGATAAAGATTGCACTCCTGATCAAGTACGAATGACATGCGCAGATTCAGTTAAATGAATTAAAGTGTACGCAAAAAATAGCAATCTACAAGCAGGAAGAAGTATACCATGTACTCAAAGACAAAGTATAGGATATCATGTTCCCGGATGACTTCCTTCAGCTTCACGATGTTTGGATGATTCATCCTCCTAAGGGACTAATAGGAGAAAAGGGGATGAATCAGTCAACATACGTTAAACAAGACAAAAGAGCATGTCAACAAAGGAAATTCACACTACCTTCACTTCTCTCAGATTAATGCATTCGTCCCATGAGTAGtacttctttttcattttcttaattgCAACCTGCTCATTGAAAACTTCAGTTGGTAAGAAAACCAAGAACAGAACATTATGCAGGCATATATAGCTCTCAAAGAAAGAAACATACAACTTCACCCGTTTGCTTATTGATAGCTCGCCAAACAGTACCAAAAGTTCCATCACCAACCTCTTTTATTAACTTGTACCTATAAATTCAGGTCAGGGAGAAGCAAAATTATAAGCAATATATCAAGGAGACATATACCAAAAGGTGTTAGAAAAAAGTTGAGAGATCTTTGAGCTACCTGTCCATATTCTCTCCGGTAAAGCAAAGTAacctctttattttattttactttttatgtATGTAAAGAACTTCTGAAAGATTTATATAGCATTAATCTTTCAGTAGTTCGTAGCAAGGACTGGACACCAAAGCAGTAAAACCAATGATTCTCCAGCTGGGTAGACTGACCGTTATTTACTTTGAGAACCAATGGGTTGACCATtaaggaaaaagaaagagagcaaGAGAAGAGGAAAACACATACTGAGAACTCAAAGACACAAAGGAACCAAAATGTGTTGGCTAACAGGAAGGACCCGAAGCTCACAACAACTCAGGTAGGGGTTCAGACTCAAGAAAATAGCATCATGTAAACTTGAAAAGGAAATTGGTATATTCTTCTTCAACCAGCGCCCATAAGAACAAGAAATGGAAGAGGGGGCTAACAAAGCTTTTGTCAGCAGGGGGCAGATAAAGAGGTTTCTTTAGGACTATGCGAAGGAAGAATTTGCAGACTTCAAcctgaaaaagaaacaaaatttctTAACTTTTAGCAGTTTTACCATTTCTTATACTGATTTTGCATTTACCAGTttaaaaaaagtgaaaatatctaaataaaatcAACTAAAACCTCCAATAGGAATATTTTACAAGGAACTAAACATGTACTAAATACATATCACGAACTAAAGTTCCAGCAACGGCAGTCATATAACGAGGGAAGCATAGTgtagaacaaaaacaaaactgtCAACAGCttcaactgaaaaaaaaaaacatacctgTTTGCCTCACGCCTTCCCTAAAGATGATAGGAGAGAGTTTGAGAACTAAGTGCAGTTAACGAAAGAGCCAACAAGGAAATCAGAACGAACAAGAAACCGCCAATCAAGCGCTTCTTGGAAAGAGAAAAGCCGATGATGGAAGCAGCTTGGCCAGACGAGAACTTGCTCCATATCtcagaaaaaaaacacacaatccACCCAAAACTAAGCCTGATACAACCTGTACCAACGATATGAACCAATCAGATCATGCAAACCCCAAACACCTAGCAGGAACAAATCAAAATGCAGATGCGATCacaaatcacaaatcacaaGCATAAACTCCACTTTAGCTCATACAACATTTCTAATTCGAAGATATATCTATCAATTCCACCCAAATCGATCTccgtaaaccctaaaattcAATCAATACATCAAATCAGCCTCCCCTACACACGATTCCACGCATACAGCtaaattaagaaagaaaaaaaagccgAAATCAGATCCAATCTGATGAAAACGCGAAAACAGATTGATAATCAAATTCGCAATAAGCAAACACCAGAGACGGAGATTTGAGATCAAGTACCTCAGAGCCAACAGGCATAACCACCGTCGCCGCCGACGGAAATCCAGAGCTTCTGCTACCTCTTTCACCTTTCTACTTTTCGATTCCGTTACAGCAAATATCAATCcttccctctctctcctctctttctGTGTGCGGTTACCTCGTGAAAGAGAATATTTTTCCTTGCCTTTGATATTGTGGTctcgtttaaaaaaaacttatgatcTTCTGTGCAGCACTACATGAATATACGGTGTGCTTTTATATATAACCGTCGGATTATCAAGGGGTGATAGGAACCGTCCGATTATGAGGATTTTCACGGTATCTTTACGTGGCCggctctttactctttttctttttattcttgCCTTCCACGATGTAACTgatataaaatacttatttcttTGACCTTTCGTGATTGTATTAAATATGATTCAGTAATCATGGCGGGAGATTAACAAAACTAGATTACACCTTAAATTTTGCTTGTTAATAATTTCATCGAACAAATAACTTCTTTACAAAAATCAAATGACAATTATATGGTTCGTTGATTTCATTATACgctaaaatgaattaaaaaagtCAGGTTGATGTGAAATTGTGAATTGTGAACGAAAAAATTGGTAATCATAGTCAAATAATGGACTTTTACTTACTACCACTGTAAAATAATTTGGAGGGAAATAGATTTAAATAGTTGTGGGTGTTAAAATCtagaagaaaaacaaagtttGTTTCCctctaatataaatttaaacttgTAGCATAATGCCCGAATATACGATTTTTGGAGGTATAAATTAAAGGAGATCGTTTACTTTTCGTCTTTTTAATTGGATTTCATGGACTAATGTCGATTTTTTTAGTatccttttgtttcaaaatatttttataaaattgttatgtCATATTCAATTACAAACCTTCCACCTAACCAAGCCGACCATATTTacttttcagttttaaaatactCCCTATCATTCACTGTCCTTTAACTTTTTGGCTACAATA encodes:
- the LOC106440316 gene encoding cyclin-dependent kinase F-4 isoform X2; amino-acid sequence: MDRYKLIKEVGDGTFGTVWRAINKQTGEVVAIKKMKKKYYSWDECINLREVKSLRRMNHPNIVKLKEVIREHDILYFVFEYMECNLYQLMKDRKKLFAEADIRNWCFQVFQGLSYMHQRGYFHRDLKPENLLVSKDIIKIADFGLAREVNSSPPFTEYVSTRWYRAPEVLLQSYVYTSKVDMWAMGAIMSELLSLRPIFPGASEADEIYKICDVIGSPTEETWLEGLNLANTINYQFPQLSGVPLSSLMPSASKDAINLITRLCSWDPCNRPTAAEALQHPFFQSCFYVQPSLRPKPSVARTPPVGPRGSFEQQPVKRQPVSLAKAKTFNSHSSPKSNAAFGSGVHRKLDLAKQDATRNTKPVRSSVKDTIYRPPGRKSPSGSSVNKNRVARGVSETGDKLSNMSIRGTVSRRHSVSVMQQQQLKPLQMKAGCVGETRDMFIRPTQSTTNAYSRKVAG
- the LOC106440316 gene encoding cyclin-dependent kinase F-4 isoform X3; the protein is MDRYKLIKEVGDGTFGTVWRAINKQTGEVVAIKKMKKKYYSWDECINLREVKSLRRMNHPNIVKLKEVIREHDILYFVFEYMECNLYQLMKDRKKLFAEADIRNWCFQVFQGLSYMHQRGYFHRDLKPENLLVSKDIIKIADFGLAREVNSSPPFTEYVSTRWYRAPEVLLQSYVYTSKVDMWAMGAIMSELLSLRPIFPGASEADEIYKICDVIGSPTEETWLEGLNLANTINYQFPQLSGVPLSSLMPSASKDAINLITRLCSWDPCNRPTAAEALQHPFFQSCFYVQPSLRPKPSVARTPPVGPRGSFEQQPVKRQPVSLAKAKTFNSHSSPKSNAAFGSGVHRKLDLAKQDATRNTKPVRSSVKDTIYRPPGRKSPCSSVNKNRVARGVSETGDKLSNMSIRGTVSRRHSVSVMQQQQLKPLQMKAGCVGETRDMFIRPTQSTTNAYSRKVAG
- the LOC106440316 gene encoding cyclin-dependent kinase F-4 isoform X1 yields the protein MDRYKLIKEVGDGTFGTVWRAINKQTGEVVAIKKMKKKYYSWDECINLREVKSLRRMNHPNIVKLKEVIREHDILYFVFEYMECNLYQLMKDRKKLFAEADIRNWCFQVFQGLSYMHQRGYFHRDLKPENLLVSKDIIKIADFGLAREVNSSPPFTEYVSTRWYRAPEVLLQSYVYTSKVDMWAMGAIMSELLSLRPIFPGASEADEIYKICDVIGSPTEETWLEGLNLANTINYQFPQLSGVPLSSLMPSASKDAINLITRLCSWDPCNRPTAAEALQHPFFQSCFYVQPSLRPKPSVARTPPVGPRGSFEQQPVKRQPVSLAKAKTFNSHSSPKSNAAFGSGVHRKLDLAKQDATRNTKPVRSSVKDTIYRPPGRKSPCNAAGSSVNKNRVARGVSETGDKLSNMSIRGTVSRRHSVSVMQQQQLKPLQMKAGCVGETRDMFIRPTQSTTNAYSRKVAG